A window of Rhodospirillales bacterium genomic DNA:
CCGGGAACCCCGCGGGCGCGACATCCTCGCGGCTTGCGGCCAGCTGCGTTCCGACAGTATCCGGGCGCGACGCCCGCGCAGCGAGCCGACCATCGCGGCCAATCCTTGACAGCGGCCGCTTGACTGTGGTCAAACGAACGCGCGCCGGGGCGTTCTACTCTCGGCGCCTTGATTTTCCAGAGGTATCCTTATGGTCGAGTTCCGTAGTCTTACTTTCGCCGCCGCCCTTACCCTCGCGCCCGTCTTCGCTTTTGCTCAATCCGGGCCGTCCGTCACGATCGAGAATCCTTTCGCCCGTCCTTCCGCCGGCACCGCTGGGGCAGGCGCGGCGTACATGACCATTCGCAACTCGGGCACCGCCGACCGGCTGTTGTCGGTCTCGACGACCGTCGCCAGCCGGGCCGAACTGAACGACCACATCCGCGAAGGCGACGTGATGAAGATGCGGGAGATCGATTCGATCCCGGTTCCGGCCCAGGGCGCGGCCGAACTGAAGCCTGGCGGCCTGCACGTGATGCTGATGGGTCTCGCCCAACCGCTCAAGGTGGGCGACACTTTCGCGCTCACGCTCACGTTCGAGAAGGCCGGGGCGGTAGCGGTTCAGGTACCGGTTCGCGAAATGGGCGCGGGCGCGCCCAAACAGCACGGCATGCCGAAGCACTGAGAACGTTTCCGTCTCTCACCACCCGCGGCAGCGGTCCCAGGTCGCAACCACCTCGGTGCCGCCGTCGAGGACGTGATAAGCGTCGAAGCACGCCGCCGTGATGCAGGCGTGATTGGGATAAACGCGCACCTTGCCGCCGATCGGGAGCAAGTCGAACGGCAACGGGGACCGCGCGCTCGCCCGGCCGTGTTCCTGGCTGACGCCGACGACGGTGACGCCGTCCAAGGTCCGCCCCGCGAGATCGGCCACGCGCCCGAGGCCGCAATCGCCGCCCGCGAGCCGCTCGGTCGAGCGGTCCTTGGACAGCGCCAGCGCGCCCGCGTCCAGGATCGCCGCGTTGTCCTTCCGCCGGTGTCCGATTACGCTCGCCAGGACCGACACCGCGATGTCGTCCGCGCCGCACGATCCGATGCCGGCCTGGAACAGATCGCCGAACATGTAGACTCCGGGACGCATTTCGGTCGCGCCCCTCAGGTCGCGCGCATGAATCGCCGTCGGGGTCGAGCCGACGCTGACGATGTCGCAGGCGAATCCGGCTGCGCGCAGGCGTTCGGCCGCAAGGGCGGCGCCGGCGCGCTCGCCCTCGGCGATGCGGGCCATGGCGGCGGGATCGCGCGCGTCGTAGGACTGGCCGGCGTGGGTCATGACGCCGACGACGCGCGAGCGGCCGGTGGATTCGATCGCGCGCGCGACCTCGATCAACTCCGGATCGGCGGGATCGAGGCCGAGGCGGCCGTCGCCGGTATCGATTTCGATCAAGGCCCGGTGGCAGGCCGGATGTCCGGCAATAGCGCGCGCGGCTGTCAGGTTATCGGTCACGAATTTGATATCGGCGCCGCGCTTGACCAACTCCGCGATCTCGTCGAGCTTGGCGGGCGCCAGGCCGACCGCGTATAAAATGTCGCGTACCCCGTGATCGAGGAAGTAGGAAGCTTCCGCCAGCGTCGACACCGCGATGCCCGACGCGCCGCCGTCGAGCGCAAGACGGGCGACGGCCGCCGATTTCGCCGTCTTCATGTGCGGGCGCAATTTCACGCCGAGCGCGCGGGCGCGCTCCGTCATGCGCGCGAGATTGGCGAGCAGCTTCGGACGCTCCAGCAGCAATGCGGGCGTTTTGAGGTCCCGAATGTCCATTGCGCCCGGAATTCTAGAAAACAAGGAGCTTCCCGCAAGGGGAATTGCGGGTTGCGCCCGCGCGCCGCGGGCGTTCTAATCGGTCGGATGGACGCGCAGGGTGATCCGATATTTGAAATCGTCGAAACCGGCGCAATCGCCGACGATTTCGCGCGCGCAGTCGCCCTCGGGCTCGCGCGTGAGCCAAAATCGATCCCCGCCAAGTATTTCTACGACGCCCAAGGGGCCCGTCTGTTCGAGGCGATCTGCGATCTGCCCGAGTATTACCTGACCCGGGTCGAACTCGGGATTTTGAAAGAACGCGCGGCGGATGCGGCGCGGCTTGCCGGCGCGGGATGCCATCTGATTGAATTCGGCGCGGGCGCGAGCGTCAAGATGGGACTGATCCTAAACGCGCTCGCCGCGCCCCGCTCTTACATCGCCGTCGATATCTCGCGCGACTTTCTGCTCGCGGGCGCGCGCGCGGCGGCCAAGGCGCATCCGGGCGTTCGCGTCGTCGCCGTGCACGGCGATTACACGGGCCATGAGCCGCTCTCCCTGCCCGATCTCGGTCCGGGCCGGCGGCTCGGGTTCTTCCCCGGTTCGACCATCGGCAACCTGACGCCCGAGGAAAGCGTCGTGTTTCTCAAGCGCGCCCGGGCGCTGCTCGCGGACGGGGATTTGATCGTCGGCGTCGACACCAAGAAAGACAAAAAAATCCTCAATGCGGCCTACGACGACGCGCAAGGGGTGACGGCGGCGTTCAACTTCAACCTGCTTCGGCGCGCCAACACCGAACTCGGCGCCGACTTCGATCTCGCGGCTTTTCGCCACGTCGCGTTCTACGACGAAGCCAAGGGCCGGATCGAAATGCATCTGGAAAGCCTGAAGGCGCAAAAAGCGTCGATCGGCGGCCGCGAATACGATTTTCGCGCGGGCGAACGGATCCTGACCGAGATTTCCTGCAAATACGCGATCGCCGAATTCCAGGACGTCGCGCGCAGGGCCGGTTTCGCGCCGCTCGCCGCCTGGACCGACGGCGAGGCGCGCTTTTCGGTCCACTATCTGCGCGGCTCGGGCGAATCTTAAAAGACAAGCACCTTGTCGACGGCGAGCGTCGCGGCGGCGAGCTCCTTCATGGTGCTGCGTCGCGCGCCGTCCATCAGTTCGGAGTCGGCGAGACCGCGGGCGTCCATGCAGGTTCCGCACAACAATACTTCGCCGCCGGCGACGATAACTTGTTTCAGCATCTTCTCGACGGTGTAATAACCCGCCGGCACTTTCTGGTTCCTGTGGCCGCCGCTGACCGCGTCGGCCATCAGGAACATGGTCAGGCCGACTCCGGGCTCGGCGATGGCCAGTGATTGGGCGAGGCGCAGCGCGTTATAGAACCGCTCAGTGCCGTAAGGGGGGTCGTTGAGGATGAACAGGAACTTCATGGGTGCCTCCTTCCGGGGCGGTTAGAACCACTTGAACAGCCAGTATTTCTCGAACGTGACCTTGCCGTAGTGGAGGACGCGACTCGGCCGGCGAAGCGCGATTTTCGGCACGGGCTCGGCGTAGAAATTGCCGCTGCCGTAACCGGCGCGGCCGTCGCCCATCTCGATAAAGCATTCGCCATGCCCGTCGAAGGACCGCCGCTCGGCGCGACCCGCGATCGCGGCGGCGATGTTGCGGGCGACGATGTCCGCCTCGCCGTGCGCGAACACTCCCGCCTTCGGCAGCGGCTTGCCCGACTTGAGCATGATTCCCGTGACGTCGCCGATCGCGTAGACGTCCGGGAATCGGGTTTGCAGGGTGTGCCGGTCCACGGGAATCCATCCCGTTTCCCCGGCAAGCGGGGACGAACGGACCGCCGCCGGCGCGCGGTGCGGCGAGACGTAGGCCAGCAGGTCGTAATCGGCTTCCGCGCCGTTGGCGAAGACGATCCGGCGGTTCGCGCCGTCGATGGTGGTCGCGGCGTGGTTCGGGTAATAGCCGATGCCGCGGGCCTCGACCATGGCGCGGAGCTGCGCCGAAACTTCGGGACCGGCGACCGGCATCGGGCCGGGTTCGGGGGTGTAGATGTCGACGCGCACCCGATCCGCCAATCCGCGCTGGCGATAGTCGGCTTCGAGCAAGAGGGCCGCCTCGTAGGGCGCAGCCGGGCATTTGAACGGAAGCGCCCCGATCAGCACGACAACCCGTCCTTGGCGCACGTCCATCCGGGCGTCGCGCAGGCGCTTCGCGCCCTCCAAGGTATAGAAATTGTGCCCTGCCTCGCCGAGGCCGGGAACGGCTTCGGGCGCAAGTTCGGCGCCAAGCGCGATGATCAGATAATCGGCGACGAGGTCGCGGCCGTCGACGCGGACGGCGCGATTTTCCGGAGAAATGGAGTCGATCGTTCCGTGAACGACGGTCACGCCGCTTCGCTTCAATCCCGATAAAGAACGCGAAATCTGCCGGGAACGCCGCGCGCCGACCATCAGCCAGAGAAGCGACGGCGAAAAAACGTGGTGGGAATCGCGCTCGATCAGGACGATCCTGTGTTCCGGCGGCAAAAGCTGGTGGAGGCGGGTCGCGGCGACGATGCCGCCGATGCCGCCGCCGAGAATCATGACCGTCCGGCCCGTCACGTCGGCTCTCCGGGCCCGAACGCGTACTTGCCGCTCGCCCTGCGGAAGGGCTGGGTCAGCATCCTGTCGAGGCGTAGCTCGGACGGGTCGCGGAACGCATCGATGCCGACGACCATACCCTCGTGCCCGAGCGAAGGTTCCGCACAGTAGGTGCCGAACAGACGGTCCCACCACGGCAGGTTGAATCCGAAGTTGCTGTTGGTCTCGGCCGGGATCGCGGAATGGTGGACGCGGTGCATGTCGGGCGTCACCACGAAAAGGCG
This region includes:
- a CDS encoding DSD1 family PLP-dependent enzyme, yielding MDIRDLKTPALLLERPKLLANLARMTERARALGVKLRPHMKTAKSAAVARLALDGGASGIAVSTLAEASYFLDHGVRDILYAVGLAPAKLDEIAELVKRGADIKFVTDNLTAARAIAGHPACHRALIEIDTGDGRLGLDPADPELIEVARAIESTGRSRVVGVMTHAGQSYDARDPAAMARIAEGERAGAALAAERLRAAGFACDIVSVGSTPTAIHARDLRGATEMRPGVYMFGDLFQAGIGSCGADDIAVSVLASVIGHRRKDNAAILDAGALALSKDRSTERLAGGDCGLGRVADLAGRTLDGVTVVGVSQEHGRASARSPLPFDLLPIGGKVRVYPNHACITAACFDAYHVLDGGTEVVATWDRCRGW
- a CDS encoding copper chaperone PCu(A)C, giving the protein MVEFRSLTFAAALTLAPVFAFAQSGPSVTIENPFARPSAGTAGAGAAYMTIRNSGTADRLLSVSTTVASRAELNDHIREGDVMKMREIDSIPVPAQGAAELKPGGLHVMLMGLAQPLKVGDTFALTLTFEKAGAVAVQVPVREMGAGAPKQHGMPKH
- the egtD gene encoding L-histidine N(alpha)-methyltransferase — translated: MDAQGDPIFEIVETGAIADDFARAVALGLAREPKSIPAKYFYDAQGARLFEAICDLPEYYLTRVELGILKERAADAARLAGAGCHLIEFGAGASVKMGLILNALAAPRSYIAVDISRDFLLAGARAAAKAHPGVRVVAVHGDYTGHEPLSLPDLGPGRRLGFFPGSTIGNLTPEESVVFLKRARALLADGDLIVGVDTKKDKKILNAAYDDAQGVTAAFNFNLLRRANTELGADFDLAAFRHVAFYDEAKGRIEMHLESLKAQKASIGGREYDFRAGERILTEISCKYAIAEFQDVARRAGFAPLAAWTDGEARFSVHYLRGSGES
- a CDS encoding NAD(P)/FAD-dependent oxidoreductase; the encoded protein is MILGGGIGGIVAATRLHQLLPPEHRIVLIERDSHHVFSPSLLWLMVGARRSRQISRSLSGLKRSGVTVVHGTIDSISPENRAVRVDGRDLVADYLIIALGAELAPEAVPGLGEAGHNFYTLEGAKRLRDARMDVRQGRVVVLIGALPFKCPAAPYEAALLLEADYRQRGLADRVRVDIYTPEPGPMPVAGPEVSAQLRAMVEARGIGYYPNHAATTIDGANRRIVFANGAEADYDLLAYVSPHRAPAAVRSSPLAGETGWIPVDRHTLQTRFPDVYAIGDVTGIMLKSGKPLPKAGVFAHGEADIVARNIAAAIAGRAERRSFDGHGECFIEMGDGRAGYGSGNFYAEPVPKIALRRPSRVLHYGKVTFEKYWLFKWF